Proteins found in one Methanofollis fontis genomic segment:
- a CDS encoding lysylphosphatidylglycerol synthase transmembrane domain-containing protein: MWRKVSAVLIPTCIAAGILAFMLWRVWDDLVVTISSADPLYLAIAVIVCTLAWVMRGWRYRAILAGLSVRATLGFSTACIFLSQTANLIVPARLGDLVRIFILKHEGMAGYSQGVSSLIIERIFDVVTVALLGLIALPFVIGTPEWFLPLIAVPIVGGALFAVFLMLFGERTSDNRYLRIIYDMLAEIRAASLNPSALIILGLSSVAIWLVDIAVCAIVILMFGEMVPISVVILAVVIGNLVKAVPITPGGVGTYEFALAVTFELAGTAPATATVIAVVDHLIKNLVTLGGGIVSLYYFGDWAVSLMKRSFSEGISREELRES; this comes from the coding sequence ATGTGGCGAAAGGTTAGCGCCGTCCTGATCCCGACCTGCATCGCCGCCGGGATCCTGGCATTCATGCTCTGGCGCGTCTGGGACGACCTGGTCGTCACCATTTCAAGCGCCGATCCCCTCTACCTTGCCATCGCCGTCATCGTCTGCACCCTTGCATGGGTGATGCGCGGCTGGCGGTACAGGGCAATCCTTGCAGGACTCTCGGTGCGTGCGACTCTCGGTTTCTCCACGGCCTGCATCTTTCTCTCCCAGACCGCCAACCTCATCGTCCCCGCCCGACTCGGGGATCTGGTCAGGATCTTCATCCTCAAGCACGAGGGGATGGCAGGATATTCACAGGGTGTATCCTCCCTGATCATCGAGCGGATCTTCGACGTCGTCACCGTGGCGCTCCTCGGACTGATCGCCCTGCCCTTCGTCATCGGGACGCCGGAATGGTTTTTACCGCTGATCGCCGTCCCTATCGTCGGCGGCGCCCTCTTCGCGGTGTTCCTGATGCTCTTCGGGGAGCGCACCTCCGACAACCGTTACCTCAGGATCATCTACGACATGCTCGCCGAGATCAGGGCGGCGTCCCTGAACCCGTCGGCCCTGATCATTCTGGGTCTCTCCTCGGTGGCGATCTGGCTCGTGGACATCGCCGTGTGTGCCATCGTCATCCTGATGTTCGGCGAGATGGTCCCGATCAGCGTGGTTATACTGGCGGTGGTCATCGGCAACCTGGTGAAGGCCGTCCCGATCACGCCCGGCGGTGTTGGCACCTATGAGTTCGCCCTCGCCGTCACCTTCGAACTCGCCGGCACCGCCCCGGCAACCGCCACGGTGATCGCCGTCGTCGATCACCTGATCAAAAACCTGGTCACCCTCGGCGGCGGGATCGTCTCCCTCTATTACTTCGGCGACTGGGCGGTGTCCCTGATGAA